The Cupriavidus necator N-1 DNA window CGCGACGGTGGTGCTGCTGGCGCGCTGGGACCCGGTCGCGGTGATGGCCGCGATCGAGCGCTATCGTGTCAACCGCACCTTCGTGGTGGTGGACAACGCGGTCGAGCTGATGAACCACCCCGAATGCGGCCGCTACGACCTGCGTTCGCTGCAGCACACGCGCGCCGCCTCGTTCATCCGCAAGATCACCCCCGACATCCGCCAGCGCTGGCACGCGCTGACCGGCAGCATCATTGCCGAAGGCGCCTGGGGCATGACCGAGACCCATACCAGCGACACCTTCACCACCGGCATGCAGGACGACGATATGGACCTGCGCGGCCGCCCGGTGTTTGTCGGCCTGCCGGTGCCGGGCACGCGCATCAAGATCTGCGACTTCGACACCGGCGCGGTGCTGCCGGTCGGCGAGGAAGGCGAGATCGTGGTCAGCACGCCGTCGCTGTTCAAGGGCTACTGGGGCCGCCCCGACGTGGATGCTGAGGTGTTCCGCGACGGCTGGTTCCGCACCGGCGATATCGGCGCCTATGACGAGGCGGGCTACCTGCATTTCCTGGGACGACGCAAGGAGATGCTCAAGGTGCGCGGCATGAGCGTGTTCCCGTCCGAGCTGGAGGTGCTGCTGTCACGCCATCCGGCGGTGCTGGGCTCGGCCGTGGTGGGCCGCCCCGACCCGGACAAGGGCCAGGTCCCGGTGGCCTTTATCCGCCTGCGCCCCGAGCATGCCGACGGCATCACTGCCGACACGCTGCATGCATGGTGCCGCGAGCAGATGGCGGTCTACAAGGTGCCCGAGATCCGCATCCTGCCCGAGTTCCCGCTGACCGCCACCGGCAAGGTGCGCAAGGTCGAGCTGCAGGCCTTGCTGGATACCGAGGCCGGCGGCTGAACGGGACCGCTGTCGGGTAGTACCGCCGTACCGGACGAGGACGCCGCGCGCGCGTCCCGCACGCCTGCGCGTCGAACAAGCGCGGCTGGCATGCAACGGCACAACGAGGGAGCCAACGGTTATGCAGGACCGATCCACCGGCAATGCCTTCAAAGAAGACCGCCACTTCGTCACCGCGCTGGCGCGCGGGCTGGAAGTGCTGGCCTGCTTCCGCACCAGCGACCGCGTGCTGGGCAACCAGGAAATCGCCCGGCGCTGCGGGCTGCCCAAGTCGACGGTAT harbors:
- a CDS encoding AMP-binding protein, with translation MNEQAFFEDLEVRHRKIWPAGLPDAPVYPHGEAPLGDYLRAWARKRPDHAALVWYGTTVSYAELDDLSERCAALLKGRGVGAGDRVAVMMGNCPQFHVVFYGILKLGAVYVPVNPLFKEQELVYELNDAGATTVIVQDQLALLLMSVRAQTLLHTVYTTSAGAMLPAQPDLPLPAGLDAPPLAVEGAIDLLQALRDTEPVAQPPADMDTLAALNYTGGTTGLPKGCMHTQRDMVYTAAASYALTGGVDAERLAEGSGDVMLNFLPMFWIAGENLGLIYPIFSGATVVLLARWDPVAVMAAIERYRVNRTFVVVDNAVELMNHPECGRYDLRSLQHTRAASFIRKITPDIRQRWHALTGSIIAEGAWGMTETHTSDTFTTGMQDDDMDLRGRPVFVGLPVPGTRIKICDFDTGAVLPVGEEGEIVVSTPSLFKGYWGRPDVDAEVFRDGWFRTGDIGAYDEAGYLHFLGRRKEMLKVRGMSVFPSELEVLLSRHPAVLGSAVVGRPDPDKGQVPVAFIRLRPEHADGITADTLHAWCREQMAVYKVPEIRILPEFPLTATGKVRKVELQALLDTEAGG